A window of Paenibacillus sp. 19GGS1-52 contains these coding sequences:
- a CDS encoding D-alanyl-D-alanine carboxypeptidase family protein, producing MRKMHFATMLIVLCVVVSALGPISGVSAEEKSKDSGSKIAAVDLAPGARSAILMDANTGTVIYEKNSHDKLPPASITKIMTMLLTVEALDEGRLQLTDKVRASEYAASMGGSQIFLEPGEEMTVDEMLKGIAMASGNDASVAMAEKIAGSESAFVDLMNQKVEELGLKDTHFANCNGLPAENHYSSAHDIAVMSQELLKHERIIKYTGSYQDYLRKDSTKPFWLVNTNKLVRFYTGADGLKTGYTAEAKFCLSATAARDGLRAVAVVLGEPNTKTRNSEVSGMFDYLFSQYKVHTIHKVGDTIGTLKIEKGVKSELPLTAKETYSVLLKKGVTQEGIRNQVVLPENVKAPVAAGQTVGKLVVYQGTNVLKEYELKAGEDVPKAGWWKLFKRTAGSLFTID from the coding sequence GTGAGAAAAATGCATTTTGCAACGATGTTAATTGTGCTTTGTGTTGTTGTTTCGGCCCTTGGACCGATCTCAGGCGTTTCTGCAGAGGAGAAAAGCAAGGACTCCGGAAGCAAAATAGCTGCTGTTGATCTCGCACCGGGGGCGCGCTCTGCCATACTTATGGATGCCAATACCGGCACTGTGATTTATGAAAAAAACAGTCATGATAAGCTGCCTCCAGCAAGTATTACGAAGATTATGACAATGCTGCTTACGGTTGAGGCGCTGGATGAAGGGCGGCTGCAGTTGACGGATAAGGTGCGGGCGAGCGAATATGCGGCTTCAATGGGTGGCTCGCAGATTTTTCTGGAGCCTGGTGAAGAAATGACGGTGGACGAGATGCTCAAAGGGATCGCTATGGCTTCTGGCAATGATGCATCTGTGGCTATGGCGGAGAAAATCGCGGGTTCGGAGAGCGCTTTTGTCGATCTGATGAATCAAAAGGTGGAGGAGCTTGGCCTGAAGGATACCCATTTCGCCAATTGCAATGGACTACCGGCTGAGAATCACTATTCTTCCGCACATGATATTGCTGTAATGAGCCAAGAGCTGCTGAAGCATGAGCGCATTATTAAATATACCGGCTCCTATCAGGATTATCTGCGCAAGGATTCGACCAAGCCCTTCTGGCTGGTGAATACGAATAAGCTGGTGCGTTTCTATACGGGAGCCGATGGGCTGAAGACTGGCTATACGGCAGAGGCTAAATTCTGTCTGTCGGCTACAGCGGCCAGGGATGGCCTGCGTGCTGTGGCTGTCGTGCTGGGCGAACCGAACACGAAGACACGCAACAGCGAGGTTTCGGGTATGTTCGATTACCTGTTCTCGCAATATAAAGTACACACGATTCATAAGGTCGGAGATACCATCGGCACGCTGAAGATTGAGAAGGGCGTGAAGTCGGAGCTGCCGCTTACGGCGAAGGAGACCTACAGCGTTCTTTTGAAAAAAGGAGTGACTCAGGAAGGTATTCGCAATCAGGTAGTATTACCGGAAAATGTGAAAGCTCCTGTAGCCGCAGGGCAAACGGTTGGCAAGCTGGTTGTCTACCAAGGGACTAACGTACTGAAGGAATATGAGCTGAAGGCAGGCGAAGACGTGCCGAAGGCGGGCTGGTGGAAACTGTTCAAGCGAACGGCGGGCTCTTTGTTTACGATTGATTAA
- the spoIIAA gene encoding anti-sigma F factor antagonist has translation MNSHVEMEQHRSVLIVRLSGELDHHAADYVRMEMDDAIMRGQVLHLVLSLKELQFMDSSGLGVILGRYKSIRSKGGKMVVCDATAPVQRLLEMSGLFKIMPLYDDESAALSDLEVAL, from the coding sequence ATGAATTCTCATGTGGAGATGGAGCAACACCGGAGTGTGCTGATTGTCCGTTTGTCAGGGGAACTGGACCATCACGCAGCGGATTATGTACGCATGGAAATGGATGATGCGATTATGCGGGGCCAGGTACTGCATCTGGTCCTCAGTCTGAAGGAACTGCAATTTATGGACAGCTCCGGACTGGGCGTTATTCTCGGAAGGTATAAGTCGATTCGTAGTAAAGGTGGCAAAATGGTAGTATGCGACGCCACCGCACCCGTACAAAGGCTGCTGGAAATGTCGGGCCTGTTCAAAATTATGCCCTTATATGACGACGAGAGCGCAGCTCTCTCGGATCTGGAGGTTGCGTTATGA
- the spoIIAB gene encoding anti-sigma F factor has protein sequence MTKSQARNFMNVQFAALSENESFARVVVAAFVTRLDPTMEELNDLKTVVSEAVTNCIIHGYDSDPNGIVTISASIDNETVHLTIEDQGRGIEDLELAQQPLYTSKPELERSGMGFTIMENFVDEFEVTSEPGRGTSISMKKTIVSKKALYN, from the coding sequence ATGACAAAGAGCCAAGCCAGGAACTTCATGAATGTACAGTTCGCTGCATTGTCTGAGAACGAATCGTTCGCGCGTGTTGTTGTGGCGGCCTTCGTCACCAGGCTGGATCCTACGATGGAAGAGCTGAATGATCTGAAGACGGTTGTGTCTGAGGCAGTCACCAACTGCATTATTCATGGGTATGACAGTGACCCGAACGGTATTGTCACGATATCAGCATCGATCGACAATGAAACGGTACATCTCACCATAGAGGATCAAGGACGGGGCATTGAGGATCTAGAGCTGGCTCAGCAGCCGTTGTACACCTCCAAGCCGGAGCTCGAGCGGTCGGGCATGGGCTTTACCATTATGGAGAATTTCGTGGATGAGTTCGAAGTCACAAGTGAACCGGGTCGCGGTACCTCCATCTCAATGAAGAAAACCATTGTCTCGAAAAAAGCTTTATACAATTAG
- the sigF gene encoding RNA polymerase sporulation sigma factor SigF, whose amino-acid sequence MDAESKKAPPTYLDDAEVKRLIALSQAGDNLARDTLVNCNIRLVWSVVQRFMNRGYEPDDLFQIGCIGLLKSVDKFDLSYEVKFSTYAVPMIIGEIQRFLRDDGTLKVSRSLKEMANKVRKMKDEMSKTLDRLPTIGEVALALGVTPEEIVFAQEANKPPTSIHETVFENDGDPITLIDQIADESQERWFDKLALNEAIGGLSERERLIVYLRYYRDQTQSEVASRLGISQVQVSRLEKKILANIREQIAQ is encoded by the coding sequence ATGGATGCAGAGTCAAAAAAAGCTCCGCCGACCTATTTGGACGATGCGGAGGTCAAACGTCTTATCGCGCTCAGTCAGGCCGGAGATAATCTCGCCCGCGACACGCTCGTAAACTGCAATATTCGCCTGGTCTGGTCAGTAGTGCAGCGGTTTATGAACCGCGGGTATGAGCCTGACGATTTGTTCCAGATTGGCTGTATCGGGCTATTGAAGTCCGTCGATAAATTCGACCTCAGCTATGAGGTCAAATTCTCCACCTATGCCGTACCGATGATTATCGGCGAGATCCAGCGCTTCCTGCGCGACGACGGCACCTTGAAGGTCAGCCGTTCGCTCAAGGAAATGGCCAACAAGGTGCGGAAGATGAAGGACGAAATGTCCAAAACTCTGGATCGCCTGCCGACCATCGGCGAAGTTGCACTGGCGCTCGGCGTGACACCCGAAGAAATTGTCTTCGCCCAGGAAGCCAATAAGCCGCCAACCTCGATCCACGAGACCGTGTTCGAGAATGATGGTGATCCGATTACGCTGATCGACCAGATCGCTGATGAGTCGCAGGAGCGCTGGTTCGACAAGCTGGCGCTGAATGAGGCCATCGGAGGCTTAAGTGAACGCGAGCGCCTGATCGTCTACCTGCGCTACTACCGTGACCAGACCCAGTCCGAGGTCGCGAGTCGTTTGGGCATCTCTCAGGTGCAGGTGTCACGGCTGGAGAAGAAGATATTAGCGAATATACGTGAGCAGATTGCGCAGTAA
- a CDS encoding DUF1835 domain-containing protein gives MWREIYSAGPIFEDPAGEKERSLRAQVLEDTLGIPTGEYTRGCEEQEQRLREFNMYDEVVLWFEHDLFDQSMLAYLLHWFKGQQLGYTKLSLLNIGEFPGIEPFHGLGQLSSAQLKTLYGTWQTLGQKELELGSELWQAYAAPDLRKMADLLEQRKAELAASALSFAYAAFQGHLSRLPSVQNGLGIVEQTTLQAVRGRWDTSNGMPIQV, from the coding sequence GTGTGGAGAGAAATATATTCGGCCGGGCCAATATTCGAAGATCCTGCTGGGGAAAAAGAACGGTCCCTGCGGGCCCAAGTTCTGGAGGATACTCTAGGCATTCCAACTGGTGAATATACGAGGGGCTGTGAGGAACAAGAGCAGCGCCTCCGCGAATTTAATATGTACGATGAAGTGGTATTGTGGTTTGAACATGATCTATTCGATCAGAGTATGCTGGCCTATCTGTTGCACTGGTTCAAAGGTCAGCAGCTTGGGTATACGAAACTAAGTCTGCTCAACATCGGAGAATTTCCGGGAATTGAACCGTTTCATGGTCTGGGCCAGCTTTCTTCAGCGCAGTTGAAGACCTTATACGGAACCTGGCAGACCCTTGGACAAAAGGAATTGGAACTTGGCAGCGAACTTTGGCAAGCATACGCCGCTCCAGATCTCCGTAAGATGGCTGATCTGCTCGAGCAGAGAAAGGCAGAATTGGCGGCGTCCGCCCTGTCTTTTGCCTACGCTGCTTTTCAGGGACATCTCTCTCGTCTTCCTTCGGTGCAAAACGGACTTGGTATTGTAGAACAGACTACGCTGCAGGCTGTTCGTGGGCGTTGGGACACTTCAAACGGCATGCCTATCCAAGTATAA